Genomic window (Paenibacillus sp. PK3_47):
CATCAGTGGATAATAATCGCCCCTTACCGTCAAACGAATTGATTATTTGTTTCCCGTTATCCTTCGTGGTACTTTTTATAGTAATAGTAGAGCTATACCGGTTACTTTCGGGTATTACTCCTGGGTAATCCTCAAGTCTGGTACCGGTGTAATTACCAATATACGAATACGTTGCTTGATTATAAAAGGTACTGGCTGTCTGATCACTTCGCGCAGATACTTGGTATTCTTCCATGGTCTCGTAATAACCAATATGTCGAGTCACTAGGTTGAACTGATAGTTCGTTGTAGAATGCGGATACCTTATCTGTTTGATCAATCCAAACAAGTTATAATCTTGTTCTCCATAGTAGGCAGAGTGTGGATTGTATTTTCCAAATCGGAAGTCATATTCCAGAAAAATAGATTCATCCTGAGCTGACGTCTCTCCGTGATGCGTTATAGATGATAGAAAAGGAGAATATGTTTTAAGTTCATTGACTGTAGTTTTAACCCGATCTTTCTTCAAAGTAACCTTTTCGAGCAGCCGTTCGCCGTCGAATGCCTGAATATAGACATTTTCGCCATTAAAATTGGTTGACCCAGTCAGATTGTCTTCTTCATATGAAACCCTTATTTCTCTTCCTAATGAGTCGGTAATAGACTCGATTTGAGAATAATAACTTGAAGATTTATATTTATAGGTAATAGTATTACCAAAACGGTCTACAATTCCTATCAATTTATTGTCATTAAAATATTCTCTTTTGCCATCTGAATACTCCAGATAATATCGGGATTTTTCATCCCCATTAATAAAAATCCCGTCTGGATCGAATCGAAAACGTTTATCCTTACCTTTATAGTTTAACAAGTTTGTATAAGTAAGCAAATCGTCTCCCTGACTTGCAATCTGATATGCACTACCTTTACCATCGTGATAAAATAAAGTGTCTCCATATCTGCTTACATAGGGCAGTTAAAAGGACCAACCCATCCCTAAAGGTGAGGGCTCTCTCACCTGAGTGCTGTATCCCCAATAATCATCATATATCCGTTTGAAAGCATATGGGGATGATGAGTTATACATTAACCCTAATTCCAGATCCAATCCGTCTCGCCCAGGCAAGTGAATCAAATTCTTTTTCCATGTTAGATTTCCTGAAACTGGGTCTACCGTCTCATTAGTGCTACTGCGATCCTCGAATTGAGGTTTATTCGTCTGATTAATTTGTGCCATTTTTACGCCTTCAATAACACCGGAGACCGTCATATCAAAAGCTGTCATCATTGAATCAGCTTTAGCAAGGTTTTCTTGCTGGATGGCAGGCTCTCCGTATACGTCAAATGCCACAGTAGAATATTGTTTCATAGCTAATGGAGCTTCTATTTGATAAACAGAATCTGCCACTCGTTGACTGACATTCAGATTCAGATGATCCCGTTCCAATTCTCGCTGAATGTCTTCCCAAGCTACTCCGCCCTGCTGATACCATTTTAATAGTTCTAACGGAGTCTTCTCAGGAGCATCCTGAATCAACAGATTAATCCAGTAAATATCAGTTTGTGAAGCTCCTGTCTGTGCTAATTGTTTAATTTCTTCAGTGCTCAAATCCGGAGATATGGATTCAATCTTAGCATCCGCTTTTGGTCCTTGTTCTGCTTGCCGGGACAATTCAGCGTTCAATCGCCCCTGCTTCTCCAACGTCAGTGTTTTCAGGATAAGGATAAGTGGAGGTTGTTCCTGTTCTTCTCCGACTCCATACACAACATCATCAACCGTAGCTTTCACCTCGAGAGGAAAAGCTTCTGTTTTTGAAGCGATCTGGGATGTGCGCTTTGAAGAAAGCGGTCCAGGAGTTGGGGTAGGCGTAGGTGAAATGACAGAATCTAAATAGAGCTTGTCCAATAACCCGGGCATCGGAGACGGGCTAGGACTCGGATGATTTTTTGAGATTGTTTTGGCATTATCAGCAGATTGAGCGACTGCCACTCCACCCAAGCTCTGAAAACTAGATAAAAACAAAACGATCGTTAAAAGGATCGATAAAAGCTGCTTTGCCTTCTTATTAGATTTCAATATAAACTCTCCTGTCATTTTAAATATATGCATTTTAATAATTGGACTAACATTGACTGATTTCTAATATAACCAGCTCCTGTGCATAGGTTTACTCCTTTGGTTTCATTTCTACTGATTAGTTACATTCACTGTAACGCCTCCTACCGCTCGAATATTTCCATAACCATCGTGAGCATACAAATGAGTTATATATGTACCAGTCTCATTACCATGGTGGGCAAAAGGAATTCTTATTCTCCATTTGTTATTGATCTCCCGTTCACCTTGGTACCAGTAGATATCATCTTGACCATTACTATTGGTCCATGTAGGGAATTCCAGCCGAGTCACATTTCCCGGCACTCCTTCAATAGTAACTTCATAATATTTGTCACTTATCTTCGCTGTATTCGGTGCTTTTAAATTCTGTGAATTTGTCACATTAAACTCCCATGCTCCAAGAAACTTTCCACTCGAATAGACATGTGTAATATATCTGCCTGTTTCTGAATTATGTTTGGAGTATACGACCGTGCCTTTCCATACTCCATTTCCAACTTTTACACCTTCAATCCACTCGATGTCATCTTGGTTTTGATTAGCTGTCCATGTCGGAAATTGTACACTTTGTATTAACGGATCGACACCGTATATAAAAACGTCATACGATACTCCAGACAGATCTGTTTCCTTTGATCCTCCTGTTCCTCCTATTACATTGACAACTTTTCCTCCCAGCGCTGCCTTGTTACCATATCGATCAAACAAATACATGTGAGTGATATAATTTCCGGTTTCATAGTTATGGTTGCTGAACGGAACTTTGATTCTCCAAGAACCATCTGCAAGTTTCTCGCCTGTAATCCAGGGATTCACCAAGTCGTCCTGTCCTTTATTCTCAGTCCATGTCGGGAAGCGCACCTCTTTGATACTGTCTGCAATCCCGCTAACTTGAATATTATAAAAACCACTAGCCAGCGAGGTCTCTGAAGGCGCAGTAACCGTCACTTCATCGGTCCGAACTTCAGCTGCTGTTGACCCAACCATTGTTCCATCAGCATAAATATGTGTAATATATGTACCTAATTCTCCACCATGTTTGTTGAAGACAACGGTTCCTTTCCATACACCGTTAGCAAGTTTCTCTCCCACGCTCCACTCGATATCATCTTGTCCATTTCGATCTGTCCATGTTGGAAAATGTACTTGCTGGACATTTTGTTGCACTCCGTTTATGTATATATCATAGGAGACTGAGGTAATCCCGAAAATATAAGGTTCCGATGAAGATCCTTTGCTACGCTTCAACATATTCCCATTAGTGTCATAAGCGTATTGGATAATAGAATTATCTGGTAAAATTTCTGAATCCAGACGTCCCTGTTCATAGATGTAAATACGTTGCCGCTGTGATCCTTCGGTATTGATTACGATATAGTTAGAATTTGTTGATTGTGCAGTCACTATGGAAGCGAAGCTTCCCACACTGAGAATAAATATGAGGCAAAGATTTATCACAAGATATACTAACTTTTTAGTCACTTTTTGCATTCTCCAATCTGCAATATTTATTCGCAATATTAGATATCCTCTATGCAATCCCCCCCTCTTTGTTAGGGACATATGCAACAATCACAGCTGGTATTTAAATGTTTTTCATCTTCACCATATTCTCACTAATGTCCAACTTTGAGCACTGGTTCCGTTGTCTGTATGGATCTGCAATGGAGTACCTTCTGTACTGTTTCCTCCAGGAATATCTAACAATTTATTACTATTTACATTAACTAGGCTAGTTGTGCCATCTGCATGGTTTCTGAATATCCATTGTTGAGAGGTTGTCCCATTATCGGTCCAAATTTGAACAACTGATCCGTCTAATGTCTTACCACCAGATACTTCTAGAGCCTTGTTACTGTTTTTATTAATCAACTTATACTTATCACCACCCAAATCATATACCTGCCATATCTGTGAGTCCGTACCGTTGTCCTTCCAAATTTGTACAGGCGTTCCGTCTAAAGTTTTTCCTCCTGTAACATCTACGGCTTTACCGTTACCAGCATTTAATATTTTATATTCTTCTCCGTTTGTGATCGCCTTGACAAGTTTCCATTGTTGGGCTGTTGTCCCGTTCCTTGCCCAGATTTGCACAGGCGTTCCATTCTTAGTCTCTCCATTTGAGACATCAAGAACTTTATTGCTTAAAATATTTAAAAACTCATAAGAACTGTCCTTCTGTTCAACAACTCGCCATGCCTGTGAGTCTGTACCATTATCGTTGTATATTTGAACTTTGGTACCATCCGTAGAAGAGCCCCCGGATACATCTAATGCCTTTCCACTATTTACATTAATTAATTTGAAATAGTCATTTCCTGCTTTACACAGCAACCACCGTTGTGCATCTGTGCCATTATCAGTTTCAATCTGTACTCTTGTTCCATTAATAGTGTCTCCAGCATATACATCAAGAACCTTTTGGCTATTCACATTAACGATTTTATACTGTGAAGGCTTACAGTTTAAACTTTTATTACCAATCCTATTACCATTACTATCATATTGAAAATTTATATATTTACCTTCTGAAATATTCACAAGACTCAGTGCCCCTGTCTTAGTATAGATATACTTGATAGCGCTGGCTGTAGGGGTATTCACTAAAACTATAATGAACAAAATAGATAAAATTGTTACATGCTTTTTAATGCTTAACATCCCCTTCTCCCCTCTAACCTTCAATAGTTTTAGTCAAATTCCCGTTAAGATCATATGAATAGCGGACAACTCGATTATCTGGATACCTTACTAGCACCAACCTTCCATTACTATCGTATTGATAAGTGGTTAATTGCTGAATTATGATATCATCCACTGAGAGGGCACCTCCATTTCGGATTCCCCACAATAAATAATAATTCTCCTGATTCCCTGTTGTAAAAGTCACTGTCTTCTTTCCTTTTGTTCCTGTGGCATCATTCCATGTCGTCCAGCCTAATACTTCAACATTATCCATCCCTCGAACAAAGAAATAAAAGTGCCGATTTAAATCTTCTGGCATCATCTCAATAGCCTTATAAGAAAAACTAACTGAATAGGTTGTATTACTAAAGAACTTCACTTTACTAGTATCTGTAACTGCTAAATTTGACCATTCCATCTTTTTTGCTGATTTTATATAAGCAGAGTACTCTCCACTTACTACTTTAGTTGGTTCATTAGAAATTATTCCAGAGTCAGGTATCAATCCCGTCCCGCTAAAAGAGCCCTTTTCAAAGGATTCACTAACTTTCTTAATAAGGATATCATCCAGAGACAAGGCGCCCCCTTTATGAATCCCCCAGATCAAGTAATAATTATCTTATTACCGTATCTTCTTGATTGTCGGTACTTCTAGCTAAGAAATAAAAGTACGGACCGCTATTCAAATAATCCATGGCTAAAGATTTGTATGAAAAGGTGATACTGTAAGTCGTGTTTTTTTCGAAACTATATGTATCAGGGTCACTATAGGCGAATTCTTTCCAGTCTTCATTTAATTGTGAAGAGAGATAAGCAGAATACTGTCCGCTAATCACCTTTTCCGGTTCTTTAGTTAGAACACCAGAGCCTGCTTTAAAATATGTATCTGTAAAAGAACCTTTTTCAAAGGATTCACTGATCTTAACAATTTCAATATCATCAATAGACAGGGCTCCCCCGTTACTAATGCCCCATATTAAGTAATAATTCGGCTTGTTACCGGTTGTAAAAGTGATTATTTTATTTCCTGTACTGCCGCTATCATCATTCCAAGTCGTCCAGCCCTTATCTTCTACATCATCTTGGCTTCTTGCCAGAAAATAAAAATATCGATTACTTCCAGAGACCATATTAATTGATTTATATTTAAAGGTGACCTGGTATGTAGTATTTCTTTCAAACTTCATTTTGTTAGGGTCAGTATAGGAGAACCCTTTCCACGTTTCGTAAGGTAAGGAGCTTAGAAAAGCAGAATATTGTCCGCTTATTATTTTTGCAGACTCATTGGTAATACTGCCCGAGATCGCCTGAAAGTTTGTTGAAGTAAAGGAACCTCCTTCAAAAGATTCAGTATCAGATGAAGTATCTTTGGCGATCACTATATCATCTAGAGACAGGCTCCCTCCCGCATGAATACCCCAGATTAAGTAATAGTTTTCTTTATTTCCAGTAGTAAATGTCATCGTTCGAATACCTGTGCTCCCACTTACGTCGTTCCAGGTAGTATACCCTTTATCCTCCTTACCGTCCGTACTGCGAGCAAGAAAATAAAAAAATCGGTTAGGGTCCTGCGGCTGCATATCGATGGACTTATAAGAAAAAGTTACCGTGTAAGTTGTATTTTTCTCAAATCTAACTTTTTCAGGATTTGTATTGTTAAATTCTTTCCATACTTCTGATGACTGAGAGTTTAATAATGCTGAATACTTCCCGTTTACAACTTTTAGCGGATCATCGGTAATGATCCCATTAACCGGGATATAATTAGTCCCCGCATAACTCCCTTTTTCAAAGTTTTCTTTTGCCCCAAAAATGAGATCTGCAGCCATTGCTTTACTCTGACTTAATACAATGGCAGTGAAAACAAAAACGAAGAATAGCTTATTTAGTTATTTAATAATTTGGAACTCACTGAGCTGAAAATAATAACCTCCATTGTCATCTGTACCGAGCTTACTAGCATAAACTCGTATATAACGGGCGGTTACAGGTTCTTCAAAGATAAATCTCTTAATTAAACCGTTATTTACATAACCTGTATAGGATTGCCCTTGCACATCCTTCCAAAAAATAGCATCAGTACTGCTTTGTATTTTAAAATCAACAGGAAATCCGAGACTACTTCTTGGTGTCAATTGAATACCATTAATTTTTTGAATAGTTCCTGAATCAACTGCTACCCATTCCGTACTTGTTGATGGATAGCGCGCTACACTTGACCAGGTTGTTGAAACATTTTGATCCACTAATCTAGATGCTGGCCATCCACTGGTTGTCGAAGAAGTAGCTACAGTAGATAATTGAGTCTTAACATCAGCAAGTTGAAAATAATAACCACCAT
Coding sequences:
- a CDS encoding GBS Bsp-like repeat-containing protein; protein product: MTKKLVYLVINLCLIFILSVGSFASIVTAQSTNSNYIVINTEGSQRQRIYIYEQGRLDSEILPDNSIIQYAYDTNGNMLKRSKGSSSEPYIFGITSVSYDIYINGVQQNVQQVHFPTWTDRNGQDDIEWSVGEKLANGVWKGTVVFNKHGGELGTYITHIYADGTMVGSTAAEVRTDEVTVTAPSETSLASGFYNIQVSGIADSIKEVRFPTWTENKGQDDLVNPWITGEKLADGSWRIKVPFSNHNYETGNYITHMYLFDRYGNKAALGGKVVNVIGGTGGSKETDLSGVSYDVFIYGVDPLIQSVQFPTWTANQNQDDIEWIEGVKVGNGVWKGTVVYSKHNSETGRYITHVYSSGKFLGAWEFNVTNSQNLKAPNTAKISDKYYEVTIEGVPGNVTRLEFPTWTNSNGQDDIYWYQGEREINNKWRIRIPFAHHGNETGTYITHLYAHDGYGNIRAVGGVTVNVTNQ
- a CDS encoding RICIN domain-containing protein, translated to MLSIKKHVTILSILFIIVLVNTPTASAIKYIYTKTGALSLVNISEGKYINFQYDSNGNRIGNKSLNCKPSQYKIVNVNSQKVLDVYAGDTINGTRVQIETDNGTDAQRWLLCKAGNDYFKLINVNSGKALDVSGGSSTDGTKVQIYNDNGTDSQAWRVVEQKDSSYEFLNILSNKVLDVSNGETKNGTPVQIWARNGTTAQQWKLVKAITNGEEYKILNAGNGKAVDVTGGKTLDGTPVQIWKDNGTDSQIWQVYDLGGDKYKLINKNSNKALEVSGGKTLDGSVVQIWTDNGTTSQQWIFRNHADGTTSLVNVNSNKLLDIPGGNSTEGTPLQIHTDNGTSAQSWTLVRIW
- a CDS encoding RHS repeat domain-containing protein; the encoded protein is MSLDDILIKKVSESFEKGSFSGTGLIPDSGIISNEPTKVVSGEYSAYIKSAKKMEWSNLAVTDTSKVKFFSNTTYSVSFSYKAIEMMPEDLNRHFYFFVRGMDNVEVLGWTTWNDATGTKGKKTVTFTTGNQENYYLLWGIRNGGALSVDDIIIQQLTTYQYDSNGRLVLVRYPDNRVVRYSYDLNGNLTKTIEG